The window CGACCGGCTGGTGCGAAACAACCTTGGAGACCGCGTGATCAAATGAGGGGTGGGATCGTACTGGAGCGGTGAACGCATACGCCTGCGTGGTGTTGAGCCTGACGACTGGACCTTGCTCATGCGCTTCGCCGCGGACGAGGAGCGGTTGGGGGACCTGTTGCAGCCGCCACGTTCCGCTGAAAGCCATCGGGCCCGGGCGAGGGAGCAGTCGGTCGCCACGTCCGACGGTGACTGCTTCACCCTGGCGATCGAGACCGTCGACTCGGGTGAGATGGTCGGCGTCGTCGCTTCGCACCAGGCCGACACATGTGCGGGGTGGTTCGAGTACGGCATCACGATGGGCGCGGACCATCGGCGCAAGGGGTATGCGACAGAGGCCGCTGTGATGCTGCTGCGCTTCATGTTCGCCGAGCGGCGTTTCCACAAGTGCGAAGCGCGCGTCTTCGCGCACAACGAGGCGTCCCTGGCACTGCAACGCCGACTCGGTTTCACCGAGGAGGGGCGCCTTCGTGACCATGTGTTCTTCGACGGACGGCACCACGACCTGATCCTGATGGGCATGCTCGCGGACGAGTTCGCCCGACTGCACCCGCCGAGTGGACAGTGAGCCCTACGGGATCGGCATGGTCGGTCCCTGTGTTGACCGGCGAGGAAGGGGCCGTGTGCGGATGCGTCCGGCCCGCTCCTTCGCGGCGTTGGTCTGCGTCGGCAGGCTGAGATCCTGCCTGCGGGCGCCCCGGCACACACAACGGTGTGTGTGAACGGAACTCCGGCAGGTTTCGGCACCTCGGGGCAGTGGCGCCGACGCAGGTGATCAGTCGGTCGTCGCGGCGGACTGGGGCGCGGCGGCGGGCTCGGTGGTGGCGGTGTAGAAGACCGAGCTGCCCTGCTTGTTGCGGTGCGCGCTGCTCCTGGCCACCAGGTTCTCAAGGGTGGTGCGCACTACGGTCGTCTTGATGTTGCGGTCGGGGTGGGCCTCGGAGAGCACAGTGGTGATTTCGGCGGCCGAGCGCGGCTCGCTCTGCTTTTCCAGGTGTCCGCGGATGAGGTCCACAAGGCTGGGCTGGGCAGCCGACTTGGGTGCCTTCGCGGCGGGCTTCTTGGCCGTGGTCTTCTTGTCCGCGGCCTTCTTCACGCCCGTGGCAGCCGCCTTCTTCGGCTTGGCCTGCCTGGTCTGCTTCGTCGGGGCGGAAGCCTGGTTCGGGACGGAGGGCGAGGCCGGGGTGGCCTCGGCGGAGCGCGGGCCGCCCAGAGCCTCCTGCATGTGCACCAGGACCGTGTGGTCGTGCTGCAGGGCCAGCAACTGCTCCTTCAGGGTCGAGATGTCTCCGGCGATACGGTCCTGCTCCTTGGTGTTGCGCTCGAGGTCGCTCGTCACCTGCGCGATGTACTGCGAGGTGAGTTCTGTGGTGGAGGTCTGGTTCTCAGCCATGACTGGGGGCCTTTCTCGGTGCGCCGGCACGGGGTGCAAACAGCGGGGCGTGTGCGTGCGCGAGCGGGGATCGGTGTGAGGTCCGGCAGGACGAGTCCGTCCCTGGGACACAACTGCGTGCTTTGCGCCAGTGTAGAGATAGTACGCACGAGTGGAATGGCCTGTTCCTTGTGTGTGTCTTGTTGACTGCGATTGCCGTGTCCTGATGCCTGACCCGTCCCCGAACTCTTGCTGATGCAACCTTGCCTGTGCGATGACGTGTGGAAGGGATGGAGAGCCGGCGCAGAGGGCGACGGCCGGCGCCCTCCGCGTCAGGCACCGCTCGGCCGGGAACCCGGAGCGGCACCCCGTACGAGCACAGGCCGGCATCCGCCCCGCCGGGCCCATGAACAACGCGCACGACACGAACTGCGCCAGGAGTTCAGGGCAGGAGAGCGGCAGCGGCGTGCGGAAGCGGGAGGAACTCCGGTGGGAACGGCAGGAACGCCGGAGTGGCGGTGGGCGCTACAACGTCCGCGCACGCAGGCGCAACGGCACGAGTGGGGCCCCGGACCGTGGGCGGGGCCCGGCTGCTCGCGTGTGGCGTCGGTTCGTCGGTGCCGGAGTTGTCACGGGCCGAAGTGCTCCATGTGCGCCTGGGCGGGCGGGTAGGGCGCGGAGGAGTTCGTACCGACGGACCAGTACGCGCCGGTGCCGGGTACCCGGGCCAGGGAGTTGAGGAGGACCGGCGTGGTGGCCAGCGGTCCGCGCTCGCTCACCCAGGCCGTGCCGTCCCACCGAAGGTAGTGGGCCCGTGTCTGGTCCCAGAAGTCCCAGCCGGCGATGCGGTCGGGGCGTCCCTGGTCGTCGCCGGTGATTCCGCTGAGGCGTCCGACGGTGAACGGTGGGGTGACGTTGTTCCAGGAGGTGCCGTCCCAGTGCCGCAGTACGCAGCCGGGAGGTTTGCCGGGCGGTCCGCCCACCCCGTAGTCGTAGCCGGTGAGCCAGACGTCGTCGTGGGCGCGGGGGAGGAGTCCCGTGACACCGAAGCGGAGTCCGGTGGGCGGCGCCAGTTCGGTCCATGCGCCGTCCCAGCGGGCGGCGATGCCGGTGCCGTACACCCAGATCTCGTCGTCAGGTGTGCGGTGCACACCTGACGGGGCCTCGGTCACCGTGCTCGGCAGCGGTGCGCACCAGCGCCAGCGCTGTCCGTTCCAGTGCAGCAGCGAAAGGTTGTTGCTGCTGCGGCCCGACACCCAGGCGCGTCCGTCGGGGGCGGCCGTCACAGAGGTGATCACAGTGCCGGTGTCGCCCTTCCCCGGATACGGCACCTGCTGCCATGTTCCACCGTCCCAGGTCAGGAGATGTCCGGTGCCGGAGGTGTCGGTGCCGACGGCCCACGCGGTGCCGGGGGACGCGGCGGCGACGGAGTGCAGTTGTCCGGTGAGGCCGAGGTGGTCCAGGACGGTGCGGGACCATGCCGTCCCGTCCCATGTCATCGCCAGGGGCTTGCCGCGGGTGGCGCCGTTGCGTCCCTCCTCGCCCACGGCCCACGCGGCGTCCGGTCCGCCGGCCGCCACGCCGAGGAGCTGCGCGGCCGTCCGGCCCTCGGGTACGGAGACCGGCTGCCAGCCGGGGAGGAAGGCGGTGGCCGTGCTGTGGGCGGTCGCGGCCGGACCGGTGGCCGTGGTGAGACCGAGTCCTGCCGCGGTGCCGGCCAGTCCACCGATGAAGTGCCGTCTGCGCATGGGAACTTCCCTTCTCACGTGGTTCGGGGAGGTTCCACCGTTGGGCACGACGGTGAAGAGGTCAATGTACGGGTGTGAGCATCTGGTGACCCGGCCGGAATCGGCCGAAACACCTCTGCGGCGGACGGCCGACCATGATGCCGTACTGCCCCCGCCCGCCACGACGGGCGGTCCAACTGCGTTCACTGGTAGGTAAGTTGGTGATGGGTTGGCGGGCGGAGGCGAGGTGCGCGCAGGTGTGCCGAAGGATGCGGCCGTCAGGTGTCGAAGTCGCAGTCCCGGGTCTCCGGGAGCGCCAGCAGGCACATGAGGCTCACCAGACAGAGTCCGCCGGTGTAGAAACCGAGGACGAGTGGTGAGTCCCAGTGACTGTTGAGCCAGGTGGCGACGAGTGGGGCGAAGCCGCCGCCGAAGGTGTTGGCGAGGATGAAGGCAGTGGAGGCGCCGGTGTAGCGCAGCCTGGCGGGGAACAACTCCGGGAGGAAGGCCGCCACCGGGGAGAACATCAGCGCGAGCAGCACGAGACCGACCGTGTAGGCGCCGGTGATCACCACGGCGTCGCGCGAGCTGAGCGAGGCGTACATGGGCACCGCCCACAGGACGCAGCCGACGGCTCCGGTGAGCATCACCGGGCGGCGGCCGATCCGGTCGGCGAGTCTCGCGGCCGGCAGTGTGACGGCGATTCCGGCCGCCGCGCCGATGCTCGCCGCGGTCAGCATCGTGTTCTGCGGGATGCCCAGTGACTTCGGTCCGTACGAGAGGCTGTAGACGATCGTCAGGTAGTAGACGGCCGAGCCGCCGACCGCCGCGCCGATACCGAGGAGCAGCCGGCCGGGGTGTTGTGCGAGGAGTGTGCCGAGCGGAAAGCGGGACACCGGCGCCTGTGCCGTACGGCGGGCCGTGGAGGTGAAGACGGGTGACTCGGAGACCGTCGTGCGCACCCACAGGCCGATCACCACGAGCACGGTGCTGAGCAGGAACGGGATTCGCCAGGCGCCGTCGGCGAAGCCGTCGCGGCCCGCGATGTGGAGGGTGGGCAGGATGACCGCGCTGGACAGCAGGAAACCGAGCGAGGGGCCGGCCTGCGGGATGGAGGCGTACAGGGCGCGGCGGCCGGGGGGCGCGTGCTCCGCCGCGAGCAGCACCGCTCCGCCCCACTCGCCGCCCATGCTCACGCCCTGCAGCAGACGGAGTGTCACCAGCAGGACGGGGGCGAGGAGTCCGGCGGTCTCGTACGTCGGCAGCAGTCCGACGCCGACGGTCGCCACGCCCATCAGGAGGAGGGAGGCGACCAGGGCCCGTCGGCGGCCCAGCAGGTCACCGATCGTGCCGAACAGCACGACGCCGAGGGGGCGGGCCAGGAAGGCGGCGGCGAAGGTGAGGAACGCGGCCAGGGTCGAGACGGTGGAGTCGCCGGAGGGGAAGAAGGCGGGTCCCAGGACGAGCGCGGCGGCGGTGCCGTACACCGCGAAGTCGTAGTACTCGATCGTGGTGCCGATCAGGCTCGCGACGGCGGTTCGCGACGGCCTGCTCTTCGCTTCCGGCGCCGATAACGCGGCGGAACCGGGATCCACGGTCGCGGGCACGGTCTTGGACGGCGAATCGGGCATGGGGGAGTCACTTCCGGTACGCCCGGTCCGAAAGACGGCCGGGTTCAAGTGGGGGACGGCCTCGCATGAAACAGGAACCGGAGTGCGCCTGTCACCCTAAGCCCGGAAATTCGATTTCGACAAGTAAGCCGAGTCGTCCGAATAACCGAACGGGTTCGTATGGCCGGTCGGAAGAATGTGGGTCTCTTTGCGCCGGTGAGAGACGTAAAGCTCCTCATAAGGATGCCGTCGTGACGCACTTCCTCAATGCGGATAGAGCGCACTGTCCCGCCACCTCGCCATGTGCCGCATCAATCAGCCACAAACCAGTACTCGCGGTCGCCGTCAACCCTGGTATTCCTGTCAAAACGCTGTCAATAGTCATGCGCTCCTCGGTATAAAAATTTGTGACGATGTCGCCTTGTCAACGGGCGATCACGCAGGGAAAGCTGACGGGTGAGCGGAACTTGAAAGTTCTACAGCCATCGTTTTTCGGACATAGGAGACCGCAACGGGTTGCTGCGGTTCGGCTTTCTGAAATGCGGCCTCACGACTGGGAGGCGCAATACCCGTGCTGAAAACAGGCAAGTTATTACGCTTGAGGAGACTTTCGCTGGCCGGTGACGGCCGGCACCTGCTCATCCCGCTGGACCACACCGTTTCCGACGGACCGATCGTCCCCGCAGGAAAGTGGGACGACCTGCTGCGTGCGCTGGTGGCGGGCGGGGCCGACGGCGTCATCGTCCACAAAGGACGTGCCCGCGCCTTCACCCCGGACATCCTGCGAAGCTGCGCCCTGGTCATGCACCTGAGTGCCAGTACCGCCTGCTCCGCAGATGTCGATGCCAAGGTGCTCGTCGCCGATGTCGAAGAGGCCCTGTGGATCGGTGCGGACGCGGTGAGTGTCCACGTGAACATCGGGTCGGACACAGAGGCCCGGCAACTCGCCGACCTGGGGGCGGTGGCGCGTTCCTGCGACGCGTGGGGCATGCCCCTGATCGCGATGGTCTACCCCCGGGGCCCCCGGATCGAGAACCCGCGCGACCCCGCCCTCCTCGCCCATCTGGTCAACGTCGCCGCGGACCTGGGCGCGGACATGGTCAAGACCTCGGTGGCCCTTCCGATCGACCGGATGGCCGAAGTGGTGGCGAACAGCCCCATCCCCGTCCTGGCGGCGGGCGGCCCGCCGGACGGCTCCGACCTCGTCGAGTACGCCACCGCCGTGATGGCCTCCGGCTGCCACGGCCTGGCCATCGGCCGCCGGGTGTTCTCGGCTCCTTCGCCCGCCGCGCTGGTGTCACGGTTGTCCGCCGTGGTGCACGGCACCCGTCCGGAGCCGCCTCCCGACGGCATGCCGAACGACATGAACATGGCCGAATACTCGACGATCGTGGCAGGTGTCGCATGAGGTTCGCATGGATCGATCTCCGTGAAGTCCCCCAGCAGCAGCTCCAGGCGGTGGTGGACGCGGCCGTCCACACCCGGATGGCCGGGGTGCTGACCACCGACGCCGGACTGCTCGGCACGCTGCCGCCCACCGTCACCCGGGTGCTGGCCCCCGGAAGCCCGGTGACCGCCGGGACGAAGAAGCCCGCCGACAAGCAGGCCAAGGCGAACGACGC of the Streptomyces aurantiacus genome contains:
- a CDS encoding MFS transporter, translated to MPDSPSKTVPATVDPGSAALSAPEAKSRPSRTAVASLIGTTIEYYDFAVYGTAAALVLGPAFFPSGDSTVSTLAAFLTFAAAFLARPLGVVLFGTIGDLLGRRRALVASLLLMGVATVGVGLLPTYETAGLLAPVLLVTLRLLQGVSMGGEWGGAVLLAAEHAPPGRRALYASIPQAGPSLGFLLSSAVILPTLHIAGRDGFADGAWRIPFLLSTVLVVIGLWVRTTVSESPVFTSTARRTAQAPVSRFPLGTLLAQHPGRLLLGIGAAVGGSAVYYLTIVYSLSYGPKSLGIPQNTMLTAASIGAAAGIAVTLPAARLADRIGRRPVMLTGAVGCVLWAVPMYASLSSRDAVVITGAYTVGLVLLALMFSPVAAFLPELFPARLRYTGASTAFILANTFGGGFAPLVATWLNSHWDSPLVLGFYTGGLCLVSLMCLLALPETRDCDFDT
- a CDS encoding GNAT family N-acetyltransferase; this encodes MGSYWSGERIRLRGVEPDDWTLLMRFAADEERLGDLLQPPRSAESHRARAREQSVATSDGDCFTLAIETVDSGEMVGVVASHQADTCAGWFEYGITMGADHRRKGYATEAAVMLLRFMFAERRFHKCEARVFAHNEASLALQRRLGFTEEGRLRDHVFFDGRHHDLILMGMLADEFARLHPPSGQ
- a CDS encoding 2-amino-3,7-dideoxy-D-threo-hept-6-ulosonate synthase: MLKTGKLLRLRRLSLAGDGRHLLIPLDHTVSDGPIVPAGKWDDLLRALVAGGADGVIVHKGRARAFTPDILRSCALVMHLSASTACSADVDAKVLVADVEEALWIGADAVSVHVNIGSDTEARQLADLGAVARSCDAWGMPLIAMVYPRGPRIENPRDPALLAHLVNVAADLGADMVKTSVALPIDRMAEVVANSPIPVLAAGGPPDGSDLVEYATAVMASGCHGLAIGRRVFSAPSPAALVSRLSAVVHGTRPEPPPDGMPNDMNMAEYSTIVAGVA